From Tautonia marina:
CATCGTCAAGGTCACCCCCTCGTCCAAGGTCGTCGGCGACATGGCCCTGTTCATGGTCGCCAACAACCTGACCGCGGAAGACGTGGTTGACGAGAACCGCGAGCTGGCCTTCCCGGAAAGCGTGGTGGAGTTCGTCGAAGGTCGCCTTGGTCAGCCCCCAGGGGGATTCCCCCCGCTCGTCCAGCAGCGCATTCTCAAGGGCCGACCGGCAATGACCGACAGGCCAGGCAAGGACCTTCCTCCGGCCGACCTCGACGACGCCCGGCGGAAAGCGTCGGAGCTGCTCGGTCACGAGGCGACGGTTCGAGACGCCTTGAGCCTCTTACTCTATCCGCGTGTCTTCCCCGAGCTGGCAAACCACCTGAGAAACTACTCCGACACCTCGGTCTTGCCCACGACCGTCTTCTTCTTCGGCCCGGAGATCGGCGCGGAGCATCCGGTCGAGATCGAACAGGGCAAGACCTTGATCGTGAAGCTTGTGGCAATCGGCGAGCCCCACGTCGACGGCACCCGCACCGCCTTCTTCGAGTTGAACGGGCAACCTCGCGAAATCATCGTGCCCGACCGCTCGCTCGCCTCGGCCGTCAAAACGGCTCCGAAGGCCGACCCGGGCGATCCGAACCAGATTGCCTCCCCCCTGCCCGGCCTGGTCGTGGGCGTGGCGGTCTCGGCGGGCGATCCGGTTCGCAAGGGCCAAAAGCTGCTCTCGATCGAGGCGATGAAGATGGAGACAACCCTCTACGCCGAGCGTCCCGGTCGGGTGGCCGAGGTCCTCGCCTCGGTCGGTCTCCAGGTCCAGGCCGGTGATCTTCTCATCCGGATGACCGACTCCTGATCGTTCGCTTCCCGAGGAGATCACCCCCCGATGCCCGCCGGTTGGTCCGTCATCCGGCTTGGCGAGGTCGCTTCCACCAACGACCTCGCCAGGCAACACGCCCTGAATCCGATTGATCCGCCCACCTCTCCCCTGGTCTTCCAGGCCGATCGCCAGACCCAGGGTCGCGGTCGAGGATCAAACGCCTGGTGGTCCGACACGGGGAGCTTGACCTTTAGCGTCCTGCTCGACCCCTCGGCCTTCGGCCTGGAGGACCGGCACACGCCGCTTTCCTCGCTCGCAACCGCCGTGGCGGTGATCGAAACCGTCGAGCCGTGGGTCGATCGGGGCTCCGTCGCCCTCCGCTGGCCGAATGATGTCGAGATCGACCACCGGAAAATTGCCGGCATTCTTCCCGAGCGCATCAACGGCCCGATCGGCCCAAGACTGATTATCGGTATCGGTTTGAACGTCCGGAGCAACCTCGACGACGCTCCCGACGAGGTCCGTCGCATGGCCGCTGCGCTCACCGAGTTCTCAGATCGAGCGATCTCGCCCGACGAACAGGAATCCCTGTTCGATCACCTCCTCGAACGGCTCGATGCAAACCTCCGCTTACTCGCTCAGGACGATCCTGGCCTCGCCAGGTCGTGGGCCTCGCGGGACCAGCTGCGCGAGGCTCCCGTACGCATCGATCTGGGTGGCGAGATCGTTGAGGGGCTCGGTGGAGGGATTGGACCGGACGGGGGCCTTCGCATCCGGACCAATGCCGAAGATCGGGTGGTGTATGGGGGACGGATCCTCCGCGATTGAGCCGACTCAATGCGTACGCCTCGGTCGACGCCTCCCGGGGTGAGCCGCACCTCAGCCCTCGTCAAGAAGCAGTCCATTCTCGGAATCTTCGGAAGAAGTCCGTCAAAAAATGGCCCCACGCGCCGTAGAGTCGTTCGATACCCAGGGCCGACCCGCGAAGCGATTCAAGGGGCCCGCAAGGCCGATTGCGGGAGCCTGTTCCACGATTGTCTATTGGTGACTGCGTCTTCCTCGATTTCGAGCATCCAGCAGGGAGTGTCTCGTGCCACGCCTGGCCTACTTCGTCAATTCGTACCCGATGCCGAGCCAGACGTTCATCCGGCGAGAGATCGGCTCACTGGAGGCGCAAGGCATCCCGGTCATCCGCTACGCGATCCGGGATTCGGGCCTCCCTCGGGTCGATCCGGACGATCAGGCCGAGTACGAGAAAACCCGCCGCCTGCTCGACTCCAGGGCCTTCGGCCTGCTCGGGGCCCTCGTCGCCACGATCTTCACTCGACCGGTGCGGTTTGTTCAGGCCCTCTCGGCGGCCTGGCGGTTGGGCCGTCGATCCGAACGTGGCCTGGCCTATCACCTCATTTACCTTGCCGAGGCCTGTCTGCTCCGGCGCTGGGCTGATCGAGACGGAGTCAGTCACCTCCACGTGCACTTCGGCACCAACTCGGCCACGGTCGCCCTGCTCTGCCGACGACTGGGCGGCCCGACTTACAGCGTCACAGTCCACGGCCCCGAGGAGTTCGACGCCCCCCGAGCCCTCTCGCTTGCCGAGAAGGTGCGGCATTCCGCGTTCACCGTTGCCATCAGCTCGTTCGGCCGGAGTCAACTCTGGCGATGGGCTGATCCGGGCGACTGGGAAAAGATTCACGTCGTCCGATGCGGCCTGGCGGTTGATTTCCTCGATCGTCCCCCGAGCGACCCTCCCGAGGCCCCTCGGTTCCTCAACATCGGCCGACTCGCCCCCGAGAAGGGCCAGCTGGTTCTGATCGAGGCCGCGGCCGAGTTGCTCCGCCGAGGGCGCACCTTCGAGTTGACCCTGGTGGGCGACGGCACCTTCCGACCGATCCTGGAAGATCTGATCGATCGCCGAGGCTTGCGCGATCACGTGCGCCTTGCCGGCTGGCAAAGTAGCGCCCAGGTCCGGGAGGCCCTGGAAGGAAGCCGGGCGCTGGTGCAATCCAGTTTTGCCGAAGGGCTTCCGGTGGTCATCATGGAAGCTCTGGCCCTGCACCGCCCGGTCATTTCGACCACGATCGCGGGCATTCCAGAATTGATCCGCACCGGAGAGTCGGGCTGGCTCGTTCCGGCCGGATCAGTCTCCGACCTGGCCGACGCGATGGAATCGGCCCTCGACGCCACCCCCGCCGTACTCCGTCAGATGGGAAGCCTCGGCGCGGCCCGCGTCGCCGCCAACCACGATGTTCGCCGCGAGGCGGCTCGCCTGGCCGAACTCTTCCCAGGAATCGAACCGAGCCGGCTCCCGAAGGAACCGGCTCACCTCTCGGCCTGACGATCAGTCACGAATCAAAAGGGGCAAGACAGCCTCGATCGTCTCCTCGGCACCGTCACCCGCCTCGACATCGCGAACCAGCTCCCAGCGCTCGACGTGCTCGACCACCTCTCCCGGTCCGAGCCGGACGAGCGGCCCAAGGGTTTCGAGTTCGAGCATGTCTTCGTTGGTAAACGTC
This genomic window contains:
- a CDS encoding biotin--[acetyl-CoA-carboxylase] ligase; this encodes MPAGWSVIRLGEVASTNDLARQHALNPIDPPTSPLVFQADRQTQGRGRGSNAWWSDTGSLTFSVLLDPSAFGLEDRHTPLSSLATAVAVIETVEPWVDRGSVALRWPNDVEIDHRKIAGILPERINGPIGPRLIIGIGLNVRSNLDDAPDEVRRMAAALTEFSDRAISPDEQESLFDHLLERLDANLRLLAQDDPGLARSWASRDQLREAPVRIDLGGEIVEGLGGGIGPDGGLRIRTNAEDRVVYGGRILRD
- a CDS encoding glycosyltransferase; translated protein: MPSQTFIRREIGSLEAQGIPVIRYAIRDSGLPRVDPDDQAEYEKTRRLLDSRAFGLLGALVATIFTRPVRFVQALSAAWRLGRRSERGLAYHLIYLAEACLLRRWADRDGVSHLHVHFGTNSATVALLCRRLGGPTYSVTVHGPEEFDAPRALSLAEKVRHSAFTVAISSFGRSQLWRWADPGDWEKIHVVRCGLAVDFLDRPPSDPPEAPRFLNIGRLAPEKGQLVLIEAAAELLRRGRTFELTLVGDGTFRPILEDLIDRRGLRDHVRLAGWQSSAQVREALEGSRALVQSSFAEGLPVVIMEALALHRPVISTTIAGIPELIRTGESGWLVPAGSVSDLADAMESALDATPAVLRQMGSLGAARVAANHDVRREAARLAELFPGIEPSRLPKEPAHLSA